In Argonema galeatum A003/A1, the following proteins share a genomic window:
- a CDS encoding response regulator, with amino-acid sequence MLKMQKIHIAQSGERFLTGRILLVEDHEVNRRLLSDYLSYLGYQVLCLAEGSTFFEAMSQFQPHLVLLDLKLPGIDGYTLLQQIQQKPDWQEVPVIVVSAYAFKADQQRALNLGAKRYFVKPVNLSYLRLAIQEELRDMRT; translated from the coding sequence ATGCTGAAAATGCAGAAAATCCACATTGCTCAGTCAGGAGAGCGATTTTTGACTGGTCGTATTTTACTGGTTGAAGACCACGAAGTAAATCGCCGCTTGCTGAGCGACTATCTCAGCTACCTGGGATACCAGGTTCTCTGCCTTGCCGAAGGGTCTACCTTTTTTGAGGCTATGTCCCAGTTCCAACCTCACTTGGTTTTGCTAGACCTAAAATTACCAGGTATTGATGGGTATACTCTACTTCAACAAATCCAACAGAAGCCAGACTGGCAGGAGGTGCCGGTGATAGTCGTTTCAGCGTATGCTTTTAAGGCTGACCAACAACGCGCCCTAAATTTGGGAGCTAAAAGGTACTTCGTCAAACCCGTGAATCTTTCTTATTTGCGGCTGGCAATTCAAGAAGAACTGCGCGATATGAGGACATAA
- a CDS encoding NF038130 family PEP-CTERM protein gives MLQTIKRIAIGASMVASASVLATAPALAASLTGATIGGTAASDYLVYGVSGNNTVVIPNTPANVQSVLDGNAASPTGNVELRASTEKASFSGADFAKNTTLSGNIGGKALTLSSLTAQDWFGGVGLPTAYGAANLANKWFNDFITKAGYGAAVGTGNAASMYNLFLGSKGFQASSDPNISYVNQNDNTGLISIGLAGHYDVKAAYASNPSFAIFANLLPNGFQASEVVKYTYNGVTDYLYSFNATNSGLVAADDGKSHNGNYEVTIAGVPTVTVPEPSSLLGLMAVGGLFAATKRKSAKTA, from the coding sequence ATGCTACAAACTATTAAACGTATTGCTATCGGTGCTTCAATGGTTGCCAGTGCCAGCGTTCTAGCTACCGCCCCAGCCTTGGCCGCATCCCTCACGGGGGCTACAATTGGCGGAACCGCAGCTAGTGATTATTTGGTGTATGGTGTGTCCGGGAATAATACCGTTGTCATTCCAAATACTCCGGCCAACGTCCAATCAGTGTTGGACGGTAACGCTGCCAGTCCTACCGGCAACGTAGAATTAAGAGCTAGCACCGAAAAAGCTAGTTTTAGTGGAGCCGATTTCGCCAAAAACACTACTTTGAGTGGTAATATTGGTGGCAAGGCGCTCACTCTGAGCAGTTTAACAGCTCAAGACTGGTTTGGTGGAGTAGGTCTCCCTACCGCATACGGCGCGGCAAACCTTGCTAACAAGTGGTTTAACGATTTCATCACCAAAGCTGGTTATGGTGCAGCCGTAGGAACTGGTAATGCGGCAAGTATGTATAATCTCTTTTTGGGTTCTAAGGGATTCCAAGCAAGCAGCGACCCCAACATCTCCTACGTCAACCAAAATGATAATACTGGCCTAATTAGTATTGGACTGGCAGGTCACTACGATGTAAAAGCTGCCTATGCTAGTAATCCCAGTTTTGCAATTTTTGCAAATTTGTTGCCAAATGGATTCCAAGCAAGTGAAGTGGTCAAGTACACTTACAATGGCGTGACTGACTATCTTTACAGCTTCAATGCTACTAATTCGGGTCTGGTTGCAGCAGACGATGGAAAGTCTCACAATGGTAACTACGAAGTCACTATTGCTGGGGTTCCGACTGTAACAGTCCCTGAACCTTCTAGTCTGCTTGGTTTAATGGCTGTAGGTGGCTTGTTTGCCGCTACCAAGCGCAAGTCCGCAAAAACTGCATAA
- the uvrC gene encoding excinuclease ABC subunit UvrC, with product MTISTLALSLIKDPERLEGRLKEIPPAPGVYFMKDESDRILYIGKSKKLRSRLRSYFRDSKDLSPRIALMVQQVAEIEFIVTDTEAEALALEANLVKQHQPYFNVLLKDDKKYPYVLITWSENYPRILLTRNRRLGKKQDKYYGPYTDAGILRQTLHIIKRIFPLRQRPQPLFKDRPCLNYDLGRCPGVCQQLISSEEYGKIVQKVAMVFQGRSQELIDILTAQMEQAAIELNFETAARIRDQISGLKSLTADQKVSLPDDTVSRDAIALAADDRHACIQLFQIRAGRLVGRLGFVATSCFNGNFGLGDEGENRESLEAQDKSQIDAGAILQRVLEEHYQNAESAEIPIEILVQHELPESEMLAEFLTERKGRKVTILAPQRQSKAELIEMVERNAEHELSRIQRFADRNSQAMQDLANILDLPDLPRRIEGYDISHIQGANAVASQVVFIDGIPAKQHYRHYKIKNPAVTAGHSDDFASLAEVIRRRFRKYVEHPLVEQRGRGAEGQRGRGAEEIYQSKIQNPKYGIPSDFPDLVMIDGGKGQLSSVVAVLQEMNLLEDLRVVSLAKQREEIFLPGESLPLQTDAEQPGVQLLRRLRDEAHRFAVTFHRQQRSDKLRRSRLDEIPGLGFERQKQLLAHFNSIDYIRAASVKQLAEVSGIGPRLAQEIYDYFHPG from the coding sequence GTGACCATTTCTACTCTAGCACTATCTTTAATCAAAGACCCGGAACGCTTGGAAGGTCGCCTCAAGGAAATACCTCCTGCACCTGGTGTATATTTTATGAAGGATGAGAGCGATCGCATCCTCTACATCGGCAAATCGAAAAAATTGCGATCGCGTCTGCGTTCCTACTTCCGCGACTCCAAAGACCTCAGTCCCCGCATTGCCCTAATGGTACAGCAGGTAGCCGAGATCGAATTCATCGTCACCGATACCGAAGCGGAAGCACTAGCATTAGAAGCTAACCTTGTCAAGCAGCACCAACCTTACTTCAACGTACTGCTCAAAGATGACAAGAAATATCCCTACGTCCTGATTACCTGGTCAGAAAACTATCCGCGCATTTTGCTCACCCGCAATCGGAGACTGGGTAAGAAACAAGATAAGTATTACGGCCCTTACACGGATGCTGGTATTTTACGTCAAACCTTACATATAATAAAACGCATATTTCCATTGCGTCAACGTCCTCAGCCCCTATTTAAAGACCGTCCTTGTCTAAATTACGACCTGGGTCGCTGTCCCGGCGTATGTCAGCAGCTGATATCGTCAGAAGAATATGGCAAAATCGTACAAAAAGTGGCAATGGTTTTCCAAGGTCGCAGTCAAGAACTGATTGACATCCTGACGGCGCAGATGGAACAGGCGGCAATTGAGCTAAACTTTGAAACGGCAGCGCGTATCCGCGACCAAATTAGTGGATTGAAGTCTCTGACTGCCGACCAAAAAGTCTCCTTGCCCGATGATACCGTATCGCGGGATGCGATCGCGCTTGCTGCCGACGATCGACACGCCTGCATTCAATTATTCCAGATTCGCGCCGGACGTTTAGTTGGAAGATTGGGATTTGTTGCAACAAGCTGTTTCAATGGCAATTTTGGATTGGGGGATGAGGGTGAGAACCGCGAATCGTTGGAGGCTCAAGATAAATCCCAAATCGATGCGGGAGCGATTTTACAGCGGGTATTAGAAGAACATTATCAGAATGCCGAATCAGCAGAAATTCCCATCGAAATTCTGGTTCAACATGAATTACCGGAAAGTGAAATGCTGGCAGAATTTTTAACCGAACGCAAAGGTCGAAAAGTGACAATTTTGGCACCACAAAGGCAAAGCAAAGCAGAGTTAATTGAAATGGTGGAACGCAATGCCGAGCATGAATTATCTCGGATACAGCGATTTGCCGATCGCAACTCCCAAGCAATGCAGGATTTAGCCAACATTCTCGACTTACCAGACTTACCGCGACGGATAGAAGGTTACGACATTTCCCACATTCAAGGTGCAAATGCTGTAGCATCTCAAGTTGTATTTATTGATGGTATACCTGCCAAACAACATTATCGACATTATAAGATTAAAAATCCCGCCGTTACTGCCGGTCACTCCGATGACTTTGCCAGCCTCGCCGAAGTCATCCGTCGCCGCTTTCGTAAATATGTAGAACATCCTCTTGTGGAGCAGAGGGGCAGAGGGGCAGAGGGGCAGAGGGGCAGAGGGGCAGAGGAGATTTATCAATCCAAAATCCAAAATCCAAAATATGGAATTCCCTCTGATTTCCCCGATCTGGTAATGATTGATGGCGGTAAAGGTCAGTTATCATCGGTTGTGGCAGTTCTGCAAGAAATGAATTTGTTAGAAGATTTGCGAGTCGTAAGTTTAGCCAAACAGCGAGAAGAAATATTTCTGCCTGGGGAATCTTTGCCACTTCAAACCGATGCAGAACAACCTGGGGTGCAACTGTTGCGGCGATTGCGGGATGAGGCGCACCGATTTGCTGTTACTTTCCACCGCCAGCAGCGGAGTGATAAGTTGAGACGTTCTCGTTTAGATGAGATTCCGGGATTGGGATTTGAGCGGCAAAAGCAACTTTTGGCGCATTTTAACTCGATCGATTATATCCGGGCGGCGTCTGTTAAACAGCTAGCGGAAGTTTCGGGAATAGGGCCTCGTTTAGCTCAGGAAATATATGATTATTTCCATCCAGGTTAA
- the gltB gene encoding glutamate synthase large subunit — protein sequence MMNNKLPAKQGLYDPQFEHDACGVGFIVQMKGKKSHDIVEQGLTILLNLDHRGACGCEPNTGDGAGILMQVPHKFLKKVAAAENITLPEPGQYGVGAIYSSPDRATRQKSREIFESIAAEEGQQVIGWRNVPTDNSPLGNTAKSSEPFMEQVFIQRDPNLPDEQAFERKLYIIRKRAYNAIRVTQIDQHWYPSSLSCRTLVYKGMLMPIQVGQYYPDLHDPDMESALALVHSRFSTNTFPSWERSHPYRYIAHNGEINTLRGNINWMHARASLFESELFGDDLKKIQPVININGSDSTIFDNALELLVLSGRSLPHAIMMMIPEPWTAHESMSDEKKAFYEYHSCLMEPWDGPASIAFTDGTIMGAVLDRNGLRPSRYYVTKDDLVIVASEAGVLPIEPDRIASKGRLQPGRMFLVNTAEGRIVSDDEIKHKIATEHPYREWIDKFMVELSAISDVKSEISNLKSEIPLIQRQISFGYTFEELRLLLTPMVRDGVEAVGAMGADTPLAVLSDRPKLLYDYFQQLFAQVTNPPIDSIREEIITSAETTIGSERNLLKPEPESCHLIELKTPIISNEELAKLKYINQGNFKSITIPILFNPKEGAKGLETAMEEVCLIANDAIADGVNIIILSDRDTDSSNAPIPALMAVAGLHHHLIRQGTRTRVGIVLESGEPREVHHYATLIGYGCGAINPYLAFETIDDIIHEGLLVNVDRKTAHKNYVKAATKGVIKIAAKIGISTLQSYRGAQIFEAVGLNQSVIDKYFTWTASRIEGADLEVIAKEAILRHSHAFPDREVNGHTLDVGGDYQWRSGGEAHLFSPQTIHALQKAVREGSYELFKQYAALVNEQNQKHFTLRGLLEFKQRESIPIEEVEPVEAIVKRFKTGAMSYGSISKEAHESLAIAMNRIGGKSNTGEGGEDPDRYTWTNELGDSKNSAIKQVASGRFGVTSLYLSQAKELQIKMAQGAKPGEGGQLPGKKVYPWIAKVRHSTPGVGLISPPPHHDIYSIEDLAELIHDLKNANREARISVKLVSEVGVGTIAAGVAKAHADVVLIAGYDGGTGASPQTSIKHAGLPWELGLAETHQTLVLNNLRSRIAVETDGQMKTGRDVAIAALLGAEEFGFATAPLVTLGCIMMRVCHLNTCPVGVATQDPYLRKNFTGDPAHTVNFMKFIAAEVREIMAQLGFRTMNEMVGRTDVLEPKKAVEHWKAKGLDFSKILYQPEVGPEVGRYCQMPQDHGLDKSLDMTVLLDLCKGAIENGEKVKATLPISNVNRVVGTILGNEIAKRHWHGLPEDTIHLHFQGSAGQSFGAFVPKGVTLELEGDGNDYVGKGLSGGKIIIYPPAASTFVAQENVIVGNVVLYGATSGEIYIRGIAGERFAVRNSGVNAVVEGVGDHACEYMTGGKVVILGATGRNFAAGMSGGVAYILDETGDFATRCNMSMVALEKLEDAEEIKDLYEMIQQHIDYTKSEKGSKVLANWEEMVPKFVKVMPKDYKRVLQAIEKAIADGLSGDDALTAAFEENARDVARIGGS from the coding sequence ATAATGAACAACAAACTGCCAGCAAAACAAGGTCTATACGATCCACAGTTCGAGCATGATGCGTGCGGCGTCGGATTCATCGTGCAGATGAAGGGGAAGAAGTCGCACGATATAGTAGAACAGGGCCTAACGATCCTCTTGAACCTCGACCATCGCGGTGCCTGCGGTTGCGAACCCAACACGGGTGATGGAGCGGGTATCTTGATGCAAGTGCCGCACAAGTTTCTCAAAAAAGTCGCTGCGGCGGAAAATATCACCCTACCAGAACCGGGCCAGTATGGAGTCGGCGCAATCTACTCCTCCCCCGATCGGGCCACGCGCCAGAAAAGTCGGGAGATTTTTGAGAGCATCGCCGCCGAAGAAGGCCAGCAGGTGATCGGCTGGCGCAACGTCCCCACAGACAACTCGCCTCTGGGTAATACCGCGAAATCCAGCGAACCTTTCATGGAGCAGGTTTTTATCCAGCGTGACCCAAACCTACCTGATGAGCAGGCTTTCGAGCGCAAACTCTACATCATCCGCAAACGAGCTTACAACGCCATCCGCGTCACCCAGATAGACCAACACTGGTATCCATCCAGTCTCTCGTGCCGCACCCTTGTTTACAAAGGGATGCTCATGCCAATACAGGTGGGGCAATACTATCCCGACTTGCACGATCCCGATATGGAGAGCGCGTTAGCGTTGGTACACTCCCGTTTCAGCACCAATACCTTCCCCAGCTGGGAACGATCGCATCCCTATCGCTACATCGCCCACAACGGCGAAATCAACACCCTGCGCGGCAACATCAACTGGATGCACGCTAGGGCATCCCTCTTCGAGTCAGAATTGTTCGGTGACGACCTCAAAAAGATCCAGCCCGTCATCAATATTAACGGCAGCGACTCCACCATCTTCGACAACGCCCTGGAATTACTGGTGTTGTCAGGCCGATCGCTTCCCCATGCCATCATGATGATGATACCGGAACCGTGGACAGCCCACGAGTCCATGAGCGATGAGAAAAAAGCCTTCTACGAATACCACTCCTGTCTGATGGAACCTTGGGACGGCCCAGCATCGATCGCCTTCACCGATGGGACGATCATGGGTGCGGTACTCGATCGCAACGGTTTGCGTCCATCGCGTTATTACGTCACCAAAGACGACCTCGTAATTGTGGCTTCGGAGGCAGGTGTATTGCCCATCGAACCCGATCGGATCGCCTCTAAAGGTCGCCTCCAACCCGGTCGGATGTTCCTCGTCAATACAGCGGAAGGCCGTATTGTCTCCGACGATGAAATCAAACACAAAATTGCCACCGAACATCCCTACCGCGAGTGGATCGACAAATTTATGGTCGAGTTATCGGCAATTTCAGATGTCAAATCTGAGATTTCAAATTTGAAATCTGAAATTCCCTTAATCCAGCGGCAAATCTCTTTCGGTTATACATTTGAGGAACTACGCCTGTTGCTGACTCCGATGGTGCGAGATGGCGTGGAAGCTGTTGGCGCAATGGGCGCAGATACACCCCTGGCAGTGCTATCCGATCGGCCCAAACTACTTTACGATTACTTCCAGCAACTGTTCGCCCAAGTCACAAACCCACCGATCGATTCCATTCGCGAAGAGATTATCACTTCCGCAGAAACAACGATCGGTTCTGAACGTAACTTACTCAAACCAGAACCAGAAAGCTGTCATCTAATCGAACTGAAAACGCCAATAATTAGCAATGAAGAACTGGCAAAACTCAAATATATAAATCAAGGCAACTTCAAATCCATCACCATTCCCATCCTATTCAACCCGAAAGAAGGGGCGAAGGGACTCGAAACCGCGATGGAAGAAGTTTGCCTCATAGCGAATGACGCGATCGCAGATGGTGTAAACATCATCATCTTGAGCGATCGCGACACCGACTCATCTAACGCCCCCATTCCCGCACTGATGGCTGTTGCTGGCCTCCATCATCACCTGATTCGCCAAGGTACACGCACGCGAGTCGGAATCGTACTCGAATCCGGCGAACCCCGCGAAGTCCATCATTACGCAACCCTAATCGGCTATGGCTGCGGCGCGATAAATCCCTATCTCGCATTCGAGACGATCGACGATATCATCCACGAAGGCTTATTGGTTAATGTCGATCGCAAAACCGCCCATAAAAACTACGTCAAAGCCGCAACCAAAGGCGTCATCAAAATCGCTGCCAAAATCGGTATCTCCACACTTCAAAGCTATCGAGGGGCACAGATTTTCGAGGCGGTTGGATTGAACCAATCGGTAATCGACAAATACTTCACCTGGACAGCATCGCGGATCGAAGGCGCAGACCTCGAAGTCATCGCCAAAGAAGCCATTTTGCGGCACTCTCACGCATTCCCCGATCGCGAAGTCAACGGCCATACCCTCGATGTCGGTGGCGACTACCAGTGGCGTTCCGGCGGCGAGGCGCATCTGTTTAGCCCGCAAACAATCCACGCACTGCAAAAGGCAGTGCGCGAAGGCAGCTATGAGCTTTTCAAACAATATGCCGCACTGGTAAATGAGCAGAACCAGAAGCATTTCACCTTGCGCGGTTTACTAGAATTTAAGCAGCGGGAGTCTATCCCCATTGAGGAAGTTGAGCCAGTGGAAGCGATCGTCAAACGCTTCAAAACCGGCGCGATGAGCTACGGCTCAATCTCCAAGGAAGCGCATGAAAGTTTAGCGATCGCGATGAACCGTATCGGCGGTAAATCGAATACCGGGGAAGGCGGCGAAGACCCCGATCGCTACACCTGGACGAACGAGTTGGGCGACTCCAAAAACAGCGCTATCAAACAAGTTGCATCCGGTCGTTTTGGCGTCACCAGTTTGTATCTTTCCCAAGCAAAAGAACTTCAGATCAAGATGGCGCAAGGTGCGAAACCTGGAGAAGGCGGACAACTTCCTGGGAAAAAAGTATATCCCTGGATTGCCAAAGTCCGTCACTCAACTCCCGGCGTCGGTTTGATTTCGCCACCGCCGCACCACGATATCTATTCGATCGAAGACCTCGCCGAACTAATCCACGACTTGAAGAACGCCAACCGCGAAGCCCGAATTAGCGTCAAACTCGTCTCCGAAGTCGGTGTAGGCACGATCGCGGCTGGCGTTGCGAAAGCTCATGCCGATGTCGTCCTCATCGCAGGCTACGACGGCGGTACGGGTGCTTCCCCCCAAACTTCCATCAAGCACGCGGGATTGCCTTGGGAATTGGGTTTGGCAGAAACGCACCAGACATTGGTTTTGAATAATTTGCGATCGCGCATTGCTGTGGAAACTGACGGTCAAATGAAGACGGGACGCGATGTTGCGATCGCGGCCTTACTGGGTGCTGAGGAGTTCGGATTCGCTACTGCCCCCCTCGTCACCCTGGGCTGCATTATGATGCGCGTCTGCCATCTCAACACCTGTCCAGTCGGCGTCGCTACCCAAGACCCCTACCTGCGGAAGAATTTCACCGGCGACCCCGCCCACACGGTCAACTTCATGAAGTTTATCGCGGCTGAAGTCCGGGAAATCATGGCGCAACTCGGTTTCCGCACCATGAATGAAATGGTGGGACGCACCGATGTCCTGGAACCGAAGAAAGCGGTGGAACATTGGAAAGCAAAAGGACTTGATTTCTCGAAGATTCTTTACCAGCCAGAAGTCGGACCCGAAGTCGGTCGTTATTGCCAAATGCCACAAGATCACGGACTTGACAAATCTCTCGACATGACAGTGTTGCTGGATCTTTGTAAAGGTGCGATCGAAAATGGCGAAAAAGTGAAAGCGACCCTACCCATCAGCAACGTCAACCGCGTCGTCGGTACTATTCTGGGCAATGAAATCGCCAAACGCCACTGGCACGGACTACCGGAAGATACTATCCACCTCCACTTCCAAGGCAGCGCCGGACAGAGTTTTGGCGCATTTGTCCCCAAAGGCGTCACCCTGGAATTGGAGGGCGATGGCAATGACTATGTTGGCAAAGGACTCAGCGGCGGCAAGATAATCATCTATCCACCGGCGGCTTCCACTTTTGTGGCCCAAGAAAATGTCATTGTTGGCAATGTGGTTCTCTATGGTGCGACTTCGGGCGAAATTTATATCCGGGGAATTGCAGGCGAACGTTTTGCCGTCCGCAATTCTGGGGTGAATGCGGTTGTCGAAGGTGTGGGCGATCACGCCTGCGAATATATGACTGGTGGTAAAGTCGTTATCCTTGGCGCAACTGGGCGTAACTTTGCGGCGGGGATGAGTGGCGGTGTTGCCTACATTCTCGATGAGACGGGCGACTTTGCCACACGCTGCAATATGTCGATGGTGGCGCTGGAAAAACTGGAAGATGCTGAGGAAATCAAGGATCTTTACGAGATGATTCAGCAGCACATCGACTATACCAAGAGTGAGAAGGGATCGAAAGTGTTGGCGAACTGGGAGGAGATGGTGCCCAAGTTCGTCAAAGTGATGCCGAAAGACTACAAGCGCGTGTTGCAGGCGATCGAAAAAGCGATCGCAGACGGCTTGAGTGGCGACGACGCCCTCACCGCCGCCTTTGAAGAAAACGCTCGCGATGTTGCCCGCATCGGCGGCAGCTAG
- a CDS encoding DUF6887 family protein yields the protein MKPDFEVMSKAQLRAYVLKHKEDIEALRALMSRRDPKGIKYSFPNTEEGRKQTKAAIERKIEENL from the coding sequence ATGAAACCTGATTTTGAGGTGATGAGTAAAGCTCAATTGAGGGCTTATGTGTTAAAGCATAAGGAAGATATAGAAGCTTTACGCGCTCTCATGAGTCGTCGCGATCCGAAGGGAATCAAGTATAGTTTTCCGAATACCGAAGAAGGACGAAAACAGACAAAAGCGGCGATCGAGCGTAAAATTGAGGAAAATTTGTAG